A portion of the Rubritalea squalenifaciens DSM 18772 genome contains these proteins:
- the rimK gene encoding 30S ribosomal protein S6--L-glutamate ligase, with protein MKIAILSRNKRLYSTNSLYEAALRRGHEVKVIDYLRCYMNIASHRPTIYLGEEELSGYDAIIPRIGASNTTFGTAVVRQFEMMNVFSVNESVAISRSRDKLRSLQLLARRGVGLPVTAFANDTKATSELIKICGGAPVVIKLLEGTQGVGVVLAETNKAAESVIEAFRGLDADIMVQEFIKEAGGADIRCLVVGGKVVAAMKRQGKEGEFRSNLHRGGSAQVVRITPEERSTAVRAAKIMGLNVAGVDLLRSNHGPVIMEVNSSPGLEGIEKATGKDVAGTIISFIEKNAKSSSTRTKGKG; from the coding sequence ATGAAAATTGCCATCCTCTCACGGAACAAGCGACTCTACTCAACTAACAGCCTCTACGAAGCTGCGCTTAGGCGCGGCCACGAAGTCAAGGTCATCGACTACCTGCGCTGCTACATGAATATCGCGTCCCACCGCCCCACTATCTACCTCGGTGAGGAGGAACTCTCTGGTTATGACGCGATTATCCCGCGTATCGGCGCCTCCAACACGACCTTCGGTACTGCCGTGGTACGTCAGTTTGAGATGATGAATGTTTTCTCCGTCAATGAGTCCGTGGCCATTTCCCGCTCCCGTGACAAGCTGCGCTCCCTGCAGCTGCTTGCCCGCCGTGGTGTAGGCCTGCCAGTGACCGCCTTTGCCAACGACACCAAGGCCACATCCGAGCTGATCAAGATCTGCGGCGGAGCCCCAGTGGTTATCAAGCTTCTCGAGGGAACTCAGGGCGTAGGCGTGGTACTAGCCGAGACCAACAAAGCGGCCGAGTCCGTTATCGAGGCTTTCCGCGGCTTGGACGCAGACATCATGGTACAGGAATTTATCAAGGAAGCCGGCGGGGCAGACATCCGCTGCCTGGTCGTCGGTGGCAAGGTCGTTGCCGCCATGAAACGCCAGGGTAAGGAGGGCGAATTCCGCTCCAACCTTCACCGCGGTGGCTCAGCCCAGGTGGTACGCATCACTCCGGAAGAGCGCTCCACCGCCGTACGTGCCGCCAAGATCATGGGTCTCAATGTAGCCGGTGTTGACCTGCTGCGCTCCAACCACGGCCCCGTCATCATGGAGGTAAACTCCTCCCCAGGTCTGGAAGGCATTGAAAAAGCCACTGGCAAGGACGTGGCCGGCACGATCATCAGCTTTATCGAAAAGAACGCCAAAAGCTCCAGTACCAGAACCAAGGGCAAAGGCTAG
- a CDS encoding succinylglutamate desuccinylase/aspartoacylase family protein translates to MSSDSEIRYRHGAITIAGTTINPGEQATVAIPYGTYSSYETVHLKAHVRVSKKPGPTLLVTAGIHGDEVNGTEIVRRLMKEKFIKRMSGTLITIPVINAPAYSNRSRYMPDRRDLNRLFPGAPSGSLGARLAHTLCEYILPHVDLVIDLHTGTVNRANLPQLRVSPGDKEANRLAKIFSPPVLLIASIREGSFRHACSKRGIPVLLYESGEALRLDTPSIRFALRGIRSVMRELGMISKSSTKRFKLQPVVCKKSLWERAPMGGIFTPLVQLGRAVNQGDTLGFMADPFGDTEIPIIASYDGILIGRTNEGVADEGDALVHIGFASQQETAEDRIHESAGNFPDLPDEEDDHPVHTDPFADQL, encoded by the coding sequence GTGAGCTCAGACTCCGAAATCCGCTACCGTCATGGAGCCATCACCATTGCTGGCACCACGATTAATCCAGGGGAGCAGGCTACCGTAGCCATCCCCTACGGCACCTATAGCAGCTACGAGACCGTCCACCTCAAGGCTCATGTCCGGGTCAGCAAAAAGCCTGGCCCTACCCTGCTCGTCACCGCAGGTATCCATGGGGACGAAGTCAACGGAACGGAGATCGTGCGCCGCCTGATGAAGGAAAAGTTCATCAAGCGCATGAGTGGCACGCTGATCACCATTCCGGTGATCAATGCCCCGGCCTACTCGAACCGCTCACGCTACATGCCAGACCGGCGGGATCTGAACCGGCTGTTTCCCGGCGCCCCATCCGGCTCACTGGGTGCCCGCCTGGCTCACACACTGTGTGAATACATTCTTCCCCATGTGGATCTGGTCATCGACCTGCACACCGGGACAGTTAACCGCGCCAACCTGCCGCAGCTTCGCGTCTCCCCCGGAGACAAGGAAGCGAACAGACTGGCCAAGATCTTTTCTCCTCCCGTCCTGCTGATTGCCTCCATCCGTGAAGGTTCCTTTCGTCATGCCTGCAGCAAGCGTGGCATTCCCGTCCTACTTTACGAGAGTGGAGAGGCGCTCAGGCTGGACACCCCATCCATCCGCTTTGCCCTGCGCGGTATCCGCTCGGTCATGCGCGAGCTGGGCATGATTTCCAAATCCTCCACCAAGCGCTTCAAGCTCCAGCCAGTGGTCTGCAAGAAGAGCCTCTGGGAACGTGCCCCGATGGGCGGCATCTTCACCCCTCTGGTCCAGCTTGGCAGAGCTGTGAACCAAGGAGACACGCTAGGCTTCATGGCAGATCCCTTTGGGGACACAGAGATCCCGATCATCGCTTCCTATGATGGCATCCTGATAGGCCGTACCAATGAGGGTGTGGCCGATGAAGGGGACGCCCTCGTCCACATCGGCTTCGCCAGCCAGCAGGAAACCGCCGAGGACCGCATCCATGAATCCGCCGGCAACTTCCCGGATCTACCAGATGAAGAGGACGACCACCCGGTCCACACCGATCCCTTTGCCGATCAGCTATAA
- the corA gene encoding magnesium/cobalt transporter CorA, with protein sequence MPQKNYVSGLKRFVTSRGLAGRRKVAMPPGYLEYTGDKTEQPVRIEVVNFSEHSFEVKEASSIEECLQLEDRKNPTWVRVIGLHDVEKLSRLMDEHEIHPLIQEDVLNQRHRPKVETWEDSIVVIQKLIDPPASKEQPFHVENITCLLMEDLLITFQETDHQVFNPVLKRLKSGKGRIRKSGCDYLLWALLDAVTDHYFLALDQLEEDVSRLDERLQADITAVNPQEIYGIKREITLLNRMLRPSREVVAKLDKSESKLMTDTVTPFMRDLYDHTIHVIETTEHLRDLSSSLRDFYLSSVSNRMNEIMKVLTCFATIFLPLSFLAGVYGMNFDDMPELHWKWAYPMLWGAFLTTFLGMLWYFRRKKWI encoded by the coding sequence ATGCCTCAGAAGAATTATGTCTCTGGATTGAAGCGTTTCGTCACTAGCAGAGGTCTGGCTGGAAGGCGCAAGGTGGCGATGCCTCCTGGCTACCTGGAATACACCGGAGACAAGACGGAGCAACCGGTCCGCATTGAGGTCGTCAATTTCAGCGAGCATAGCTTTGAAGTCAAAGAGGCAAGCTCTATTGAGGAATGCCTGCAGTTAGAGGATCGTAAAAACCCCACCTGGGTCAGAGTCATCGGTCTTCATGATGTCGAGAAACTCTCTCGTCTGATGGATGAGCATGAGATTCACCCGCTGATCCAGGAAGATGTGCTCAACCAAAGGCACCGGCCCAAGGTGGAAACCTGGGAGGACTCGATCGTGGTCATCCAGAAGTTGATCGACCCGCCAGCGAGCAAGGAGCAGCCATTCCACGTGGAGAACATCACCTGCCTGCTGATGGAGGACCTCTTGATCACCTTCCAGGAGACGGATCACCAGGTATTTAATCCAGTGCTCAAGCGCCTGAAGTCTGGCAAGGGGAGAATCCGCAAGTCAGGCTGCGATTACCTCCTCTGGGCTTTGCTAGATGCCGTGACGGATCATTACTTTCTCGCTCTCGACCAATTGGAGGAGGATGTCAGTAGGCTCGATGAGCGTCTACAAGCGGACATCACCGCAGTAAACCCGCAGGAGATCTACGGGATCAAGCGCGAGATCACTTTGCTCAACCGGATGCTCAGGCCGTCACGCGAGGTCGTTGCCAAGCTGGATAAATCCGAGTCCAAGCTCATGACAGATACCGTGACTCCCTTCATGCGCGACTTGTACGACCATACCATCCATGTCATCGAGACCACCGAGCATTTGAGGGATCTATCATCATCTCTGCGGGACTTCTATCTGAGCTCGGTGAGCAACCGGATGAATGAGATCATGAAGGTGCTTACCTGCTTTGCTACCATCTTCTTGCCGCTCTCCTTCCTCGCTGGCGTGTACGGGATGAATTTCGATGACATGCCCGAGCTGCACTGGAAGTGGGCCTACCCGATGCTCTGGGGAGCTTTCCTGACCACCTTCCTGGGAATGCTCTGGTACTTCCGCAGGAAGAAGTGGATCTGA
- a CDS encoding DUF1778 domain-containing protein gives MATATANIQARVAPEFKQELILAAEMEGLSLTDYLVRNLGACVKKTLQRDQIWKLNRSDSEKLVDALMGDARDIPALKSAAKRYKDSGIQ, from the coding sequence ATGGCTACCGCAACTGCAAATATTCAGGCCCGAGTGGCACCAGAATTTAAGCAAGAACTCATTTTAGCTGCTGAAATGGAAGGACTCAGTCTAACTGACTATCTAGTCCGGAACTTGGGTGCTTGCGTTAAGAAAACTTTACAGCGTGACCAAATATGGAAGCTCAATCGCAGTGATAGCGAAAAGCTCGTGGATGCTCTCATGGGTGATGCACGTGACATTCCAGCACTCAAATCTGCGGCTAAGCGTTACAAAGATTCAGGTATCCAGTAA
- a CDS encoding helix-turn-helix domain-containing protein, with the protein MKSPLKENALEIGVVMDFPDPDVVAGVRSYCDENGIAVDARWSVRGDWVVKDPGWDGVIYKIASYTADDLKERVSAWPMKKVSLLPDGEIDLVSHDYYLAGGMAADEFMASGVQRVLVLNFSSAFVDNYYSKGCMDQLYRVGASPKMLDTEELEAYGVSGVVSLVLKEIKKESFPLGLCCAHAGIMMSVEKALLAEGYRIPEDVQAVVLDKDIQETSALSPVPMTGIVLDSWMQGYVAAEMLHKRLAGEEVKSNQVYITPKGIKRRESTGHLSENDPVMAKALSFIRANYTRAIGVSDVVEAVGASRRVVEMRFREILDRGIGEEINRLRMEAAKRMLKEKKYKVAEIADMAGFSSLHYFSAAFKRQFGCSPRAYQTRQGGSSGF; encoded by the coding sequence ATGAAAAGCCCCTTAAAAGAGAATGCCTTGGAGATCGGAGTGGTGATGGACTTCCCAGACCCAGATGTAGTGGCAGGTGTTCGCAGTTACTGCGATGAGAACGGGATCGCCGTAGATGCTCGCTGGTCGGTCCGCGGGGACTGGGTGGTCAAAGATCCGGGCTGGGATGGGGTGATCTATAAAATCGCCAGTTACACGGCGGATGATCTCAAGGAGCGTGTCAGCGCTTGGCCAATGAAGAAGGTCAGTCTATTGCCTGATGGTGAGATTGACTTGGTCAGTCACGATTACTATCTGGCCGGCGGCATGGCGGCCGATGAGTTCATGGCCTCAGGTGTGCAGCGTGTGCTGGTGCTCAATTTTTCATCAGCCTTCGTTGATAATTACTATAGCAAGGGCTGCATGGATCAGCTGTATCGCGTGGGGGCTTCTCCGAAGATGCTCGATACTGAGGAGCTTGAGGCCTATGGGGTAAGTGGAGTTGTAAGTTTGGTGCTGAAGGAAATAAAGAAAGAGAGCTTTCCGCTTGGTCTTTGCTGTGCTCATGCAGGGATCATGATGAGTGTGGAAAAGGCCTTGTTAGCTGAAGGTTACCGAATCCCTGAAGATGTACAGGCTGTGGTCCTAGACAAAGATATTCAGGAGACCTCAGCCCTGAGTCCCGTTCCTATGACTGGGATTGTGTTAGATAGTTGGATGCAAGGTTATGTGGCAGCAGAGATGCTGCACAAGAGACTTGCCGGAGAGGAAGTTAAATCGAATCAAGTCTACATCACTCCCAAAGGGATCAAGCGTAGGGAAAGCACCGGCCATCTCTCAGAGAATGACCCTGTCATGGCGAAGGCCTTGAGCTTCATACGTGCTAATTATACGCGAGCTATCGGAGTGAGTGATGTGGTAGAGGCTGTTGGAGCCTCAAGGCGTGTGGTGGAAATGCGCTTCAGGGAAATTCTGGACCGAGGCATTGGTGAGGAAATTAATCGTCTCAGAATGGAGGCAGCCAAGCGCATGCTCAAAGAGAAAAAATACAAGGTAGCCGAAATCGCCGATATGGCAGGCTTCAGTTCCTTGCATTATTTCTCTGCGGCATTCAAAAGGCAGTTCGGTTGTTCACCCAGGGCGTACCAGACTAGACAAGGTGGATCCTCTGGTTTCTAA
- a CDS encoding uracil-DNA glycosylase, with translation MTATEPVIEYLRQLERQGKTHVHLDEQARLILREFYKRAAGISSQPAAPASPVQEAPTAPTASAASQPSPSVLREEPAPQARAIEPVTQLRVEGVTAAEKIAGLKAQAAAWKPAKDLGTLREKMVFSCGHPEAEIMFVGEAPGYHEEQKGEPFVGPAGQKLDGILKAMGLSRREVYISNIVKWRPKMQNQTTNNRKPSAEEMACSLGFVKAEISVVEPKVIIALGASAAEGLLGRKEPVANLREKFHAVEGVPVRVTYHPSYLLHNEQTEEKRKVWEDMLAVMDYLGMPINEKQRGFFLPKGQS, from the coding sequence ATGACCGCGACGGAACCTGTAATCGAATATTTGCGCCAATTGGAGCGCCAGGGGAAGACGCATGTCCACCTCGATGAACAGGCGCGCCTGATCCTGAGGGAGTTTTACAAACGTGCTGCCGGGATTAGCAGCCAGCCAGCGGCTCCGGCGAGCCCGGTACAAGAGGCGCCAACGGCACCAACAGCCAGCGCTGCCTCGCAGCCAAGCCCGTCCGTGCTGCGCGAAGAGCCGGCACCTCAGGCCAGAGCCATCGAGCCGGTGACTCAATTACGGGTCGAGGGCGTGACGGCCGCGGAGAAGATTGCTGGTCTCAAAGCCCAGGCTGCCGCCTGGAAGCCAGCCAAGGACCTGGGTACACTGCGTGAGAAGATGGTCTTCTCCTGTGGCCATCCTGAGGCAGAGATCATGTTCGTGGGGGAAGCTCCAGGCTATCATGAGGAGCAGAAAGGCGAGCCCTTCGTGGGACCAGCCGGGCAGAAGCTCGACGGCATACTCAAGGCGATGGGCCTTAGCCGCCGGGAGGTTTATATTTCCAATATCGTCAAATGGCGTCCCAAGATGCAGAACCAGACCACCAACAACCGCAAGCCCAGTGCTGAGGAAATGGCCTGCAGTCTGGGCTTCGTGAAGGCGGAGATCAGCGTCGTGGAGCCCAAGGTGATCATCGCACTGGGAGCAAGCGCTGCGGAAGGCTTGCTAGGCCGTAAAGAGCCCGTGGCCAATTTGCGGGAGAAATTCCACGCTGTGGAGGGCGTGCCGGTACGCGTGACCTACCACCCCAGCTACCTGCTGCACAACGAGCAGACCGAGGAAAAGCGCAAGGTCTGGGAAGACATGCTCGCCGTCATGGATTACCTCGGCATGCCGATCAATGAGAAGCAGCGCGGCTTCTTCCTGCCGAAAGGCCAGTCATGA
- a CDS encoding 3-keto-disaccharide hydrolase, whose protein sequence is MIRNITLLLTAAAVAHADPTPLFNGKDLTGWVGSGYEIIDDAIVCTPKGRNLMTEKQYSNYVLEFDFKLPPAGNNGVGIHYPGNGNPAYTGMEIQVLDNTAKKYEKLKDYQFHGSLYTLNAAKKGFLKPVGEWNHEKITVNGDKVTVELNGTVINEANLAELSKAHPKHQGVKRRSGHITFCGHGDRVSYKNITIDEIVKETPKPAAPAEEVTAEGSGFIKLYNGKDLTGWIHGAGDLEHWKPMGEVIHYDGKSRSKEKNLWSEKEFGDLVLYVDWRWAGPASKQLKRPLLDPATGETKLDENGKPILVLVDELDSGIYLRGNNRSQVNIWNWPGGSGEVYGYRTNKNHPQEVRAALTPKVKADNPVGEWNRMIITLKGDRLTVNLNGKTVIENAQLPGVPEKGRIALQHHGSELEFANIYIKEL, encoded by the coding sequence ATGATTCGAAACATCACTCTTCTACTCACGGCTGCTGCGGTAGCGCACGCAGACCCCACCCCACTATTCAACGGCAAGGACCTCACCGGCTGGGTGGGCAGCGGCTATGAAATTATCGACGACGCCATCGTCTGCACCCCGAAAGGGCGCAACCTAATGACCGAGAAGCAGTACAGCAACTACGTGCTGGAATTTGATTTCAAGCTTCCTCCTGCTGGCAACAACGGAGTGGGCATCCATTACCCCGGAAATGGCAACCCAGCCTACACAGGCATGGAAATCCAGGTACTGGATAACACCGCCAAAAAATACGAGAAGCTCAAGGACTATCAGTTCCACGGATCACTCTACACCCTGAATGCCGCGAAAAAAGGCTTCCTCAAGCCAGTGGGCGAATGGAACCACGAGAAGATCACCGTCAATGGTGACAAGGTCACTGTTGAACTCAACGGCACCGTCATCAACGAAGCCAACCTCGCAGAGCTTTCCAAGGCTCATCCTAAGCACCAGGGAGTCAAACGCCGCTCCGGCCACATCACCTTCTGCGGCCACGGTGATCGTGTATCCTACAAGAACATCACCATCGACGAGATCGTCAAAGAGACACCTAAGCCGGCAGCTCCTGCGGAAGAGGTCACGGCCGAGGGTTCCGGCTTTATCAAGCTCTACAATGGCAAGGACCTCACTGGCTGGATCCACGGTGCTGGCGATCTGGAGCACTGGAAGCCGATGGGCGAAGTCATCCACTATGATGGCAAATCACGCTCCAAAGAGAAGAATCTCTGGTCCGAAAAAGAGTTTGGCGACCTGGTTCTCTACGTTGACTGGCGCTGGGCAGGCCCTGCCAGCAAGCAACTGAAGCGCCCACTGCTCGACCCAGCTACCGGCGAGACCAAGCTGGATGAAAATGGCAAGCCAATCCTTGTCCTGGTGGACGAACTCGACTCAGGCATCTACCTGCGCGGCAACAACCGTTCCCAGGTAAACATCTGGAACTGGCCCGGTGGCTCCGGTGAAGTCTACGGCTACCGCACCAACAAGAACCACCCACAGGAAGTCCGTGCCGCACTCACCCCCAAAGTGAAAGCAGACAACCCGGTCGGTGAATGGAACCGCATGATCATCACCCTGAAGGGCGACCGCCTCACCGTGAATCTCAACGGCAAGACCGTGATCGAAAACGCCCAGCTTCCAGGTGTCCCTGAAAAAGGCCGCATCGCCCTCCAGCACCATGGTAGCGAGTTAGAGTTCGCAAACATTTACATTAAGGAGCTCTAA
- a CDS encoding GNAT family N-acetyltransferase, which produces MLSISPFNKSFDRKGFTCGEPLLDAYIRSQVSQDLRNKVASCFILHEQEQSQILGYYTLSTLSIELEAIPEDFKKKLPRYPQVPMILLGRLAVSQAYKGNGFGELLLISACHKSLQITDSIGAWAVAVDSLHDQARAFYSKYGFIEFHEGQMFLTIKDIQKNLV; this is translated from the coding sequence ATGCTTTCAATCAGTCCTTTCAATAAAAGCTTTGATCGTAAGGGCTTTACTTGTGGTGAGCCATTGTTGGACGCCTACATACGCAGCCAAGTTTCCCAAGATCTGCGTAATAAAGTAGCGAGTTGCTTCATTTTACACGAACAGGAACAATCTCAAATTCTCGGCTACTACACCCTTTCCACTCTATCAATTGAGCTAGAGGCTATCCCAGAAGACTTTAAAAAGAAGCTTCCACGTTACCCTCAAGTTCCCATGATTTTGTTGGGCCGACTTGCAGTATCACAAGCCTACAAAGGCAACGGCTTTGGTGAGCTACTCCTCATTAGTGCCTGTCATAAATCCTTACAAATCACAGATTCTATCGGAGCCTGGGCTGTTGCTGTTGATTCATTACACGACCAAGCACGTGCCTTTTATTCCAAATACGGATTTATTGAGTTCCACGAGGGACAAATGTTTCTCACAATCAAAGATATCCAAAAGAACTTAGTCTGA
- a CDS encoding c-type cytochrome — MKKLVLFAAVLAAPFSLQANDGQTAYQTCMACHGADGKGMKAGPNTMAPSLAGSKLVNGNPELLAKIILKGIHKEDQKYMMVMAPLEAAYADDQKLADVINYVRNSFGNKNEKKVTAEDAKKYREAAKDIKAPLKRADLEKAAAKKAE, encoded by the coding sequence ATGAAAAAACTAGTTTTGTTTGCTGCAGTTCTTGCAGCCCCTTTCTCTCTCCAGGCTAACGACGGCCAGACAGCTTACCAGACCTGCATGGCTTGCCACGGCGCTGACGGTAAGGGCATGAAGGCTGGCCCGAATACCATGGCTCCTTCACTTGCCGGCTCCAAGCTGGTCAACGGCAACCCGGAACTACTGGCGAAAATCATCCTCAAAGGTATCCACAAGGAAGACCAGAAATACATGATGGTCATGGCTCCACTCGAAGCCGCCTATGCAGACGACCAGAAGCTTGCTGACGTGATCAACTACGTCCGCAATTCATTCGGTAACAAGAATGAGAAGAAGGTCACTGCAGAAGATGCCAAGAAGTACCGAGAGGCAGCCAAGGACATCAAGGCCCCACTCAAGCGTGCGGACCTGGAGAAGGCAGCCGCAAAAAAAGCTGAGTAA
- a CDS encoding DUF21 domain-containing protein, whose translation MQDIWLWLGIGFCLTQSAMFSGLNLALFSLGRMRLEAEAEKGRDSAKKILKLRQDSNLLLCTILWGNVSVNVLLALLSESVLAGVYGFVFSTVGITFFGEIIPQAYFSRNALRIGAKLTPVIRFYQILLYVVAKPCALILDGWIGPEGPTFYRERDIEIILEKHIREVDSEISANEGRGALNFLALDDIKVAEHGNEIKPSTIMQMPSRMDLPEFPDFESPEGQELLDQLRQNPAKWRILVDAEDHPLIVLDTPEFLSRYYAYEGNVDPYRFCHRPILITDPNKTLDSVLGRFVVEADDHNDHVVDQDVVLYWTEDNKRIITGADIFGHLLRGIAKRVPMDPSDREEESGKVPAAN comes from the coding sequence ATGCAGGATATTTGGTTATGGCTGGGGATTGGGTTTTGTTTGACCCAGTCGGCAATGTTTTCGGGATTGAATTTGGCCTTGTTCTCACTGGGCCGCATGAGACTGGAGGCCGAGGCAGAAAAGGGCCGGGATTCGGCCAAAAAGATACTCAAGCTGCGCCAGGATTCCAACCTGCTGCTGTGCACCATCCTCTGGGGTAACGTGTCCGTGAACGTCTTGCTGGCCTTGCTGAGTGAAAGCGTGCTGGCCGGTGTCTACGGCTTCGTCTTCTCCACCGTGGGTATTACCTTCTTCGGTGAGATTATTCCCCAAGCCTATTTCTCAAGAAATGCCCTGCGTATCGGGGCCAAGTTAACGCCGGTGATCCGGTTTTATCAGATCTTGCTCTACGTGGTCGCCAAGCCCTGTGCGCTCATTCTAGACGGCTGGATCGGGCCGGAGGGCCCTACTTTCTACCGTGAGCGTGATATCGAAATCATTCTGGAGAAACACATTCGCGAGGTAGACAGTGAAATCAGTGCCAACGAAGGACGCGGGGCGCTTAACTTCCTCGCCCTGGATGACATCAAGGTCGCCGAGCACGGAAATGAGATCAAGCCGAGCACCATCATGCAAATGCCATCCCGCATGGATCTGCCGGAATTTCCAGACTTTGAGAGCCCGGAAGGTCAGGAACTCTTGGATCAGTTGAGACAGAATCCAGCCAAATGGAGGATTCTGGTGGATGCAGAGGATCACCCTCTCATCGTGCTGGATACTCCCGAGTTCCTCTCACGTTACTATGCCTATGAGGGCAATGTGGATCCGTATCGCTTCTGTCACCGCCCTATTTTGATCACCGACCCGAACAAAACCTTGGACAGCGTGTTAGGTAGGTTCGTGGTGGAGGCAGACGATCACAACGACCACGTGGTGGACCAGGATGTAGTGCTCTACTGGACTGAGGACAACAAGCGCATCATCACGGGTGCGGATATCTTTGGCCACTTGCTCAGGGGGATTGCCAAGCGCGTGCCGATGGACCCCTCCGATCGTGAGGAGGAAAGTGGTAAGGTGCCCGCCGCAAACTGA
- a CDS encoding PEP-CTERM sorting domain-containing protein has translation MKKTTLLTLTFAALAASSQAAIVVQENFDYADGPVATLNGGTGFSGAWDAGNSTGTRLFNVSSGSAIYNGGGNGTVTVQSRDFATGYTVDTSTTLTISFDLIVNETQAGRGIGINLVDSVGGNSVFLGKRINGSYGAHSGITAGSTTYSNSGATGSMLLTAVFTSNGTDTFVDVQANGGSVVSGTITGTQFAFDSLELTGYHGSTVSNGVDNISIDVTTTAVPEPSSTSLFGLAGVALLLRRRR, from the coding sequence ATGAAGAAAACAACCTTACTAACTCTCACATTTGCAGCTCTCGCTGCTAGCAGCCAGGCTGCGATCGTAGTCCAAGAAAACTTCGACTATGCAGATGGCCCTGTTGCCACACTCAACGGCGGCACAGGCTTCAGCGGAGCTTGGGATGCTGGTAATAGCACAGGCACACGTCTCTTTAACGTATCCAGTGGAAGTGCCATCTATAATGGAGGCGGTAATGGAACCGTCACAGTTCAAAGCCGTGACTTCGCGACTGGCTATACAGTCGATACAAGCACAACCTTGACCATCAGTTTCGACCTTATTGTGAATGAGACACAAGCAGGCCGAGGAATTGGTATCAACTTGGTAGACTCTGTCGGTGGAAACTCCGTTTTCTTAGGTAAGAGGATTAACGGCTCCTATGGGGCACACTCAGGGATCACTGCAGGCTCAACAACATACTCTAATTCGGGTGCTACAGGCTCCATGCTTCTGACAGCAGTCTTTACCTCTAATGGCACAGACACCTTTGTAGATGTTCAAGCAAACGGAGGATCAGTTGTGAGCGGAACCATCACAGGCACTCAGTTTGCCTTCGATAGCCTTGAGCTCACAGGCTACCACGGATCAACCGTTTCCAACGGTGTGGACAACATCTCGATCGATGTGACTACCACCGCCGTACCAGAGCCAAGCTCCACTTCACTCTTTGGCCTTGCCGGTGTAGCTCTGCTGCTCCGCCGCCGCCGATAG